The Neofelis nebulosa isolate mNeoNeb1 chromosome X, mNeoNeb1.pri, whole genome shotgun sequence genome has a segment encoding these proteins:
- the LOC131502458 gene encoding polyadenylate-binding protein 5: MGSGEPNPAGKKKKYLKAALYVGDLDPDVTEDMLYKKFRPAGPLRFTRICRDPVTRSPLGYGYVNFRFPADAEWALNTMNFDLINGKPFRLMWSQPDDRLRKSGVGNIFIKNLDKSIDNRALFYLFSAFGNILSCKVVCDDNGSKGYAYVHFDSLAAANRAIWHMNGVRLNNRQVYVGRFKFPEERAAEVRTKDRATFTNVFVKNFGDDMDDEKLKEIFSGYGPTESVKVIRDASGKSKGFGFVRYETHEAAQKAVLDLHGKSINGKVLYVGRAQKKIERLAELRRRFERLRLKEKSRPLGVPIYIKNLDETIDDEKLKEEFSSFGSISRAKVMVEVGQGKGFGVVCFSSFEDATKAVDEMNGRTVGSKPLYVTLGQARRRW; this comes from the coding sequence ATGGGGAGTGGAGAGCCTAATCCTgctggcaagaaaaagaagtaccTCAAGGCTGCCCTGTACGTGGGTGACTTGGACCCAGATGTTACTGAGGACATGTTATATAAAAAGTTCAGGCCTGCTGGCCCTCTGCGCTTCACCCGAATCTGCCGTGACCCTGTGACCCGCAGCCCCCTGGGCTATGGCTATGTTAACTTCCGATTTCCTGCAGATGCTGAGTGGGCCCTGAATACCATGAATTTTGATTTGATTAATGGCAAACCTTTCCGCCTCATGTGGTCTCAGCCAGATGACCGCTTAAGAAAGTCAGGAGTTGGAAATATATTCATCAAAAACCTGGACAAATCCATAGATAATAGggcccttttttatttattttctgcttttgggAACATTCTCTCCTGCAAAGTCGTATGTGATGACAATGGCTCTAAGGGTTATGCCTATGTGCACTTTGACAGCCTGGCCGCTGCCAATAGAGCCATCTGGCATATGAATGGGGTGCGGCTCAACAACCGCCAGGTGTATGTTGGTAGATTCAAATTCCCAGAAGAGAGGGCAGCTGAAGTCAGAACCAAGGATAGAGCAACTTTCACTAATGTTTTTGTTAAAAACTTCGGAGATGACATGGATGatgaaaaactgaaggaaatctTTAGTGGATATGGGCCAACTGAGAGTGTTAAGGTAATAAGAGATGCCAGTGGGAAATCTAAGGGCTTTGGATTTGTGAGGTATGAGACGCACGAGGCTGCCCAAAAGGCTGTGTTAGACCTGCATGGAAAGTCCATCAATGGGAAAGTTCTATACGTAGGGCGAGCACAGAAGAAAATTGAACGATTGGCTGAGTTAAGACGAAGATTTGAACGGctgagattaaaagaaaaaagtcggCCTCTGGGGGTGCCTATCTATATTAAGAACCTGGATGAGACCATCGATGATGAAAAACTGAAggaagaattttcttcctttggatCAATTAGCCGGGCCAAAGTGATGGTGGAAGTAGGGCAAGGCAAAGGGTTTGGTGTTGTCTGCTTCTCCTCTTTTGAAGATGCTACCAAAGCAGTGGATGAGATGAATGGTCGCACAGTGGGCTCCAAGCCCCTGTATGTCACCCTGGGCCAGGCCAGGCGCAGGTGGTGA